A stretch of the Oncorhynchus clarkii lewisi isolate Uvic-CL-2024 chromosome 9, UVic_Ocla_1.0, whole genome shotgun sequence genome encodes the following:
- the LOC139416269 gene encoding transcription cofactor vestigial-like protein 4 isoform X1, whose product MLYTRMDLLNYQFLDKMNNNIGRLHYEAESSLTGESRIPSLPSAMTNMRTGPPPICPSKRKYGEEQVDDRIDCDNDHMTKMSRLFSAQLGRPAGGDNCSDPWSLGHSPVEHITSSSNGLHDNHMYASIPFYGLDQPLALTKNSLESGLGGAERPAMPGPVDRPQNRPSVITCAPASNRNCYRSHCHKSHSPSPPIDQRKANANAAVDPVIEEHFRRSLGKNYKEPESNSVSITGSVDDHFAKALGKTWLQIKAKGPGGGPHSPEANS is encoded by the exons ATGCTTTACACGAGAATGGACCTGTTGAACTATCAgttcctggacaaaatgaacaacaATATCGGGAGACTACACTACGAAG CTGAATCTTCTCTTACAGGTGAGTCCAGGATTCCCTCGCTGCCCTCTGCAATGACCAACATGAGGACCGGTCCTCCCCCCATCTGCCCCAGCAAAAGGAAGTATGGCGAGGAGCAAGTGGATGACCGCATTGACTGTGACAATGACCACATGACCAAAATGAGCAGACTGTTTTCTGCTCAACT GGGACGGCCTGCCGGTGGAGACAACTGCAGCGATCCTTGGAGCCTCGGACACAGCCCTGTGGAGCACATCACTTCCTCCTCCAATGGTCTCCATGACAACCACATGTATGCCTCCATCCCCTTCTATGGCTTGGACCAGCCCCTGGCTCTGACTAAAAACAGCCTGGAATCTGGACTGGGTGGCGCAGAGAGGCCTGCCATGCCTGGCCCTGTGGACAGACCACAG AATCGTCCCTCTGTGATCACCTGTGCTCCTGCAAGCAATCGCAATTGCTACCGGTCTCACTGCCACAAGTCTCACAGTCCCAGCCCACCCATCGATCAGAGGAAGGCCAATG CTAACGCTGCCGTCGACCCTGTGATCGAAGAGCACTTCCGCCGAAGCCTGGGGAAGAACTACAAGGAGCCCGAGTCCAACTCTGTGTCCATCACAGGCTCTGTGGATGACCACTTTGCCAAGGCCTTGGGGAAGACCTGGCTCCAGATCAAGGCCAAGGGGCCAGGGGGAGGCCCTCACAGTCCAGAGGCCAACTCCTGA
- the LOC139416269 gene encoding transcription cofactor vestigial-like protein 4 isoform X2, with protein sequence MLYTRMDLLNYQFLDKMNNNIGRLHYEGESRIPSLPSAMTNMRTGPPPICPSKRKYGEEQVDDRIDCDNDHMTKMSRLFSAQLGRPAGGDNCSDPWSLGHSPVEHITSSSNGLHDNHMYASIPFYGLDQPLALTKNSLESGLGGAERPAMPGPVDRPQNRPSVITCAPASNRNCYRSHCHKSHSPSPPIDQRKANANAAVDPVIEEHFRRSLGKNYKEPESNSVSITGSVDDHFAKALGKTWLQIKAKGPGGGPHSPEANS encoded by the exons ATGCTTTACACGAGAATGGACCTGTTGAACTATCAgttcctggacaaaatgaacaacaATATCGGGAGACTACACTACGAAG GTGAGTCCAGGATTCCCTCGCTGCCCTCTGCAATGACCAACATGAGGACCGGTCCTCCCCCCATCTGCCCCAGCAAAAGGAAGTATGGCGAGGAGCAAGTGGATGACCGCATTGACTGTGACAATGACCACATGACCAAAATGAGCAGACTGTTTTCTGCTCAACT GGGACGGCCTGCCGGTGGAGACAACTGCAGCGATCCTTGGAGCCTCGGACACAGCCCTGTGGAGCACATCACTTCCTCCTCCAATGGTCTCCATGACAACCACATGTATGCCTCCATCCCCTTCTATGGCTTGGACCAGCCCCTGGCTCTGACTAAAAACAGCCTGGAATCTGGACTGGGTGGCGCAGAGAGGCCTGCCATGCCTGGCCCTGTGGACAGACCACAG AATCGTCCCTCTGTGATCACCTGTGCTCCTGCAAGCAATCGCAATTGCTACCGGTCTCACTGCCACAAGTCTCACAGTCCCAGCCCACCCATCGATCAGAGGAAGGCCAATG CTAACGCTGCCGTCGACCCTGTGATCGAAGAGCACTTCCGCCGAAGCCTGGGGAAGAACTACAAGGAGCCCGAGTCCAACTCTGTGTCCATCACAGGCTCTGTGGATGACCACTTTGCCAAGGCCTTGGGGAAGACCTGGCTCCAGATCAAGGCCAAGGGGCCAGGGGGAGGCCCTCACAGTCCAGAGGCCAACTCCTGA